The region AACCCTTACATACATTAAATTTGCAGGGAAATAAGCGTCTCAAACCTGTTGAAAATATTGCCAAACTTGTCAAACTGTCGCGTTTTTCATGCGAATGAAAACGCCCAACAATAATTGCAGGCCCATTTATAGCTCACCGGTCACATGTTTTGAATGATGTCCTTCAAAAGTTCATTCAAGGTTCAGTTAACTGTAAGTAAACTAGTCAGTCATGGTCTATTGTCAGAGCCAGGTGTCAACAGCACTTGATAAACGGATTTAAAGTAACGCCTTATTGagaatgattgttttttttttctgtcgctCTCACTTTTTCCCTATGTACCAGGTAAATTTAaagattaaacgagacttactgTGAGTTAACGTTCGATTTGAATTTAATGATGTAACATTAACTCAAAGTGAAGCACTTTGGACCCTGagaaggtgttgttttgtggagtgcgACAAATAAAAGAATAGAAACGCGTGCCGAACGTGCAGCACGTTTGTCCCTTTGAAACATCACGTGGCTAGAGATGAATTGTCTTATACATTGTAATAAAACATTCATGTAATCATACGTTATGTTACGTCCCTGTACAATTGGAATGCGTCGATACTCCAATGTGATACAGGGAGGTAAGGCGAAGACGTCGACGTCATCAACGAGAACAAGTACTCCATAAAGGTCCATAAAACAAGAGGttcaatgagcaaaaacaaaatgttcttTACGCTCCGCATGTGTATTTCAAGTTTCGGTAAATTTTGCGACCTTTCTCGTCCTGTCAAAACAGGGAGCCTTAGaaacggctacggctacggatacgactacgacaacgccacaaaacaagaatatcattggttaaaagagtaaaattaatcgtgctgcacgttcggcacgcattttagctctTATTCTTACGGTAGTCTGCATAACAGCgacgtgaaatcatcaaatttgaggttctgGCCCCAACGTGATCATAAAAATATGAAGTATTCATTCCCTATTCTCACTCTGAAACCGATCGTGTACATTTAGTTTTAGGACAATTCGCCCTTATTGTATGGCATAAACGAAATGGAAGAATTGCGAAGACGTAGGATTGTGCAGTgttttattttgaggtgacgttttcgtctccAAACCTCCCCACCCTGCAGtgtagcctgcagtgcaggcttATTTTAGAGGTGACGGGCTAAGCATACCCTgagtgccagaggtttttcttgtgCAGTTTCCGGTGTCGGTCATGTCTCTATTGTGACCCGCGCGAAAAACCTCTGGAGCAGAGCGCGATTTCTTTGAGAGCGCCAAGCCAATGACAAACCAGTTTAAATCTACctagtccagaatctggactagAATGCTGATTGGCTCCCAAGGGTTTTCTAATCTAATAGACACGGGCTTCTAGGAATAGAGAAAGCCtgtaaaatgtttgtcgctTGATGAGGTGATGATGGAGATGGGCAGACTTCGATGTTGGTGTTTGTTTCGCGTGCTGAAAGATATGTATATGGTCAAGAGAACTTCCATCTAGAGTTGGGTTATCTAaatgcctcgacaaagaagcgacTTAAAGACATCGAcattaaatatcaaaagagcattgtcgagaacgaattaactccagGCGTTCAAGGAAGATAGGAACTGACCATGGCCATAAACCAAAACACGCTGTGACTATCGGCTAAAACGTTAACCGAACTCAAACAAGCCTTGTTCCCTGAACTAAGTAACTTGAGCTTCTGGCTGAAAGCCAATAAGCTTAGTTTAAATGATGCCAAAACTGAACTAATGATTATGAAGACgttgaaataaaaattgacgATCAAATCGTCAAGAAGGTTGAACATACCAAATCCTTGGGCGACCATAGTTTCTCAACTTACTTGGTGCAAACACGTTGAAGAATTATACACTGAGAAACCATTCTCAGCTATAGGTGCCCTCAAAGTGTTTGAGTTGCTACCTGAGATAAGCActaaaaattgcaaaatcgtGCAGCCAGCTATAGagtaattacaaaattgcctttTGATACGAACTCGAACCACTTTCTAACCACCATTAACTGGGAGAGGCTATCAATTCGAAGAAAGAAACggaaagccttaatgatgtatAAGACAATGAATGGACATGCCCCGGATTATCTTCAACGTCTTTTCACTCAGTATTGCTCTAATAACAACCTGAGAAATTCTGAGGGAAAACTTGCGTTGCCAAAACCGAGAACTAATTATTTAAAGCGAAGCTTCTTCTATAGCGGggccacattatggaataacTTACCAAGTAGCTTAAAGAATCAGCATGTCGGATTTCCACACGTAAAGcagttgtaaatagttttagtttttaacttgtaaagctgctgctgctactactactactactactactactactactactactactactactactactactactactactactactactactactactactactactactactactactataacAAAAACACGGTTTGTAACGATAACATTAACCAAGGTCAAGAACAAGCTTTATTCCCTTTTTAAACTCACTGAAACATTGCTTtttgctaaatctctctattcttggttttgaATCTCGTGGTTTTgagtcatttttttagaaaaacaaaaacaaaaggcgTTATTTGCGTAAACAAGGATTGACTTGAGACACCAACATGATGTCCAACATGGCCTTGTGCTATGCACAATTGTCCAAGGGCCTTGGCGTTGAATTTTAAATCACATCTGGTATGATTTTCCTCGTTCAAAAAGTACGTGGATTGCAGGCAACAGTACTTCTGCCTGACAATCTATGACAATTAACCACTGAATTCAGTTCTTGCCATATTTGACTGGAACAGCTAAGGTGTCGATAAGTGCAGAAACCCCCGGGCGTTTTATTTTGCCTCGACCTTCATTTATCCAGGGGAAACAAAAACGTCATCCAGTACATATTACCAACCATAATTATACAAATATAATTCTACAAACATGACTCAAGTAAGGTAActgacaataacaataatggttaaaaatgcatggtttcCAGTTTAACTCGTTTCCTTAAATAATTTAAGCACATAAACATATATATTCCCGCATTTCTTCCCTATAAATAGAAAATCTAAAAGCTGGAAGAATGACTGAAATTATATAACAAATAACACTATGGCAAAGTTTAATGGCGAAAAAAAGAACCTTTTTGAAGGTGTTGACAAGTGCAATAACACTTGGACGTTTTAACTTGCTACCACCTTACACAGAACTTCATACAATTCTTGTTAACAATCATAGTTATACAAATATAACTCTACAAACATGACTCAGTTAATGTAACCAGCAATAACAATAATGGTTTAAAATGTCAGGTTTCCAGTTTAAGCTGAAAACATATATATTCCCCTATATCTTCTCTATAAATAGAAACTCTAAAAGCcacaataatgaaaaaattacaacaaataacaattaacgcaaaatCCAACTGCAAAAAGAGCACCGTGTTCATATTTGAGCAATCAAGGTGTTGACAAATGCAATAACACTTGGGAGTTTTAACTTGCCTCGACCTTCATTTATCCAGAGTACACAAAGATTCCTCTAAAACTTGTTATCAATCATAGTTATACAGATCTAATTCTACAAACAGTCAATAAACGTACCTGGTAATAATGGTTAAAAATGCCAGGTTTCCAGTTTAAGCTGTAAACACTTTTTACAGGCTATCAAATATAGGATAACAGCAAAAGCGGTACATCAGAACTTTCGGCCGTCACTGCAGAGTGTGATGTTTCACTCTGGAGTAAGTGTATTTTTTAGGACTTCATAAAACGTATTCACAACATAGGTGAATCCATATTCAGCAAACAAAGGTAAATTAGACCTAAAAGCCAAGACCGAACTAACTATGGCTTGGTTATTTGCCCGTTTTCCTGTATAACATTTTGCTGGGTGGGACTAGGGATTCGTTTTGAAGTTATGGTccaaaaattccaaaaagagaaaaagtcaCGACTATTTTCTTCAGGACTGTAgaataattttaagtttaaaCGGTTTCCTAATCGTGATGATTATTCAAGTGCTGTAAGTCCCCAGTGCGTAGTCTTCTCTTTAGCACCGTGTCCTTGGATACCGTTTTTAAATCATATGCAAGTCCAAACTTGGCGCACACGTCGATAAACCACTTTGACGGATTCAGCGAAACCCCCAATTCACTTGTCGCATAGTCCTGAGGAAAGGTGTGATGAAAGTTGTGGAAGCCCTCACCGCCAGTTGCTATGACAACGGAAAAGTTTTCCGAAGGGTTAATGTTCTTGTCATAAGGCTTGGATCCCCAGAGATGAGCCAAGCTGTTCACGCACCAGGTTGCATTCAGAGTAAAGGCATATCGAAAAGCATaacaaatcatgaatgcattcAATAAGCTCTCATTCCAAAAGTACCATGGAACGATGGCTGGAATGATCACGTTGAAAAGAGTGATCAGAAGCTTGTAGTGTCTGGAATAAGAAAATGGTATAATATTTTCAGTTTAGaatacaatttgtttcactGTGTCTTTATTGTTCTTTTGTAGACTAACGGATTTCCGGTAGCAAGGACTTAAAAAGCACGTTTTAGAACGCCAGGACTTACGACGGTGAACAGGGTTCATAAGAAGCACAAATGTAATCATTGCTCCAATGATCACCGGCATGAATTAACAGATTTAGATTGTATTAGAAACTGTAATCGATGGGGAAAAATGCCCAAGAAtttatacctgccaactttcTTTAAGACAAAGGCATGAGATTTTTCCGGCTACCCATCGGTCCCAAGATTTTACAACCTCGGATTGTCGCCGAAGATCTCCGAAGATTTCGCAACATATTAATGTACCACAGTAACTGAGCGCGGCTAACGAGTTGCTGTCAGGGACTCAAGCAGTATAGAGGACTGAGCTCgttttgctcaaaaattcaccGTCAACAGGTTAATTTCACAATACTTTAGTGTGATGGTAATTAAGTTGCATCACATGTACAAATGAACAAATCCGATTTTCACAAAGAAGCCTTTCGCTCTTAGAATCTCTTTAAAAACGAGGCTGGAGTGACTGCTATATTTTTACATTCGGGCCTAGTCCCCTCCTGTCAAGGGCCATTTCAGCCCTTCTTTGTGAACAAACAAATACagtcgatgctgtattttgctggtaggactaggtggcccgacacttagaAAACATCTATGACATGAGAATCGGGgctcttcccttgtcatgggatgacagaattacccagaattcttttggagCATGAAAGAGGAGAATCTATTTTTTTTACTAGAAGTAACGATACGTTAGAGCGTGCGGTGATCATGTTTgtcactttttgttttttttaaggagCAGAGGGGGGAGATAGTGCAATGCTTTATGTTGGTGGGGCAGAGGTGTATTGGGGAAGGTGACAGTTGTGACGTAAGATTTCGACGCGTAAATCTAGAAAAAAAATGGATCAAAATGTGCATGGGTGACAATTGGGTTTGTTACTAAAATGGTAGTCTGTTTTGATTTGAAGTGTAAACAGAATTTTACAAACAACATTCAAAAGAACGGAACACTTGTAACAACGATTGCAATCTTGGGGTTAGGAAAAAAGATAAGGTAGCGACCATTCATTATTATTCATGATGGTATTAAACGAAGCATcatatgttttcaaaatatttgttaGGAAATAGGTTAGATTGTCCATGTTTAATTATAAAACAAAGGTAAATAGACAAGGTTGATGATACGATGTCAGTCTTGGAGTACACTGGAGTAAACAACAAATGCTTCACGTACGCTGTATATAAACATTAACAGTAACGGTGGATGAGGTGAGAAGTCAAATGGAGAAAGAATATTACAACTATTTAATATGATTCGGTTTTCAACACGCAATAACTCAATGCAATTCAagcattttagctttcatgAAACAGCTTACTAGCTAGCACGCGTGCCATACCTTCaactttattactgggttgccgtatggcaatcccagtcggaaaatgggtagatttctccgttttattattttccgtgtcggtaaaagtcttgcctgtcacttccctgctaagtggtgtctttgtgcatagagccttctgcgtgtattttcttaggatcgagagggtagtggaaaatgCGTAGAtatctctggtggacacagtagaacgattaacttaaccggcaatggtgccgaaagtcatgtaacgcgaatggcattttagtggatctttgaacaaaatagacccttatgaagctcaataatggcaagtcaattggatactgaaaaAGCTTAaggcgacgagtaatggacttcgacaacaatctgtctcccgtcgagccgtcttttaccaagtgtgctgttatgtagaacactgaagattcgtagggcagcgataatagtgaattcaaagactagaccaggtggattggatcgaatttcaagcgttaaaatcgctgaaaaggtaaaattattttcggagcgatgcaattgcgtgtcttaaacagattttcctttgatctcacataattgtgttttccctcaaaatattcgcttgttttcgcttgcgctcgaacatatttacctttattacatgtccagtgaatagttttatcctctgggatgaatttgctgtcgaaaaatcggttatttgggtggtttttgacaaacagaggttaattattcgtaaagcgatcgcttccgttgccgttcgcaacgggtcgcaaatttgacacttgtatcgcattatcacattacgcattgatcgctaatccgattattcctaaaaatctaaaaatattcgtgcctcatcagttttcggtcgaatttatgtccaagaaagcagataaattgcagaaaattttagttttgcatccaaacattcgtaatcaacgctaaaatgaccaaattttgcctggaaaacatattttactgttattataaaatgtttcagttgtctgtaaataagttatacgcTGTtggaaaaaggtttttttaattaccttttgctttgtttttgcaagccggtaatcggcccgtgggcattacgggagagtaatgccctacaattcagtcacaattagccaatcagagcgcgcgttacatcggctacaaacacaagccatataataaatggtcttagtataaatacacaggtgattatacaaaatcgcgcgctctcattggctcgctatctcggattatcagccgataatcacctcgacggacaaaatggctgccagtagtcgttttgccactgtaagtgaagatgattttcgcgttgaaatgtttttttttctctttttgaaataatcacctgtgtatttatactaaaacaattaatcgcctcaggctcagtgattatcagtgaatattcacctcgacttcgtctcggtgaatattcaacgataatcactttgccttcggcgaataattgttaattaatgaccccccaacttgaaaaaatttgcctttaacgctgcacgtaccacaggcaacccagtgtaccctcacggagggtctagttttttgTTGGTTTCTCCCTTCAAACAGTTTGCCACACTGGGAAGTGCGGATCGTAGGGCACCTAAATGTTTTGTCTAAGAATTTCTCTCAGTTTTCTCGGAgatttaagggcccacagacggatttttcgcgcgttgctatgGAAGTGAAATGtaacttccggtaactgacggcATCATAtaatgagctgacaagaaaacccactcacaagcaaaagacatcgcacaaactgttgtttccatcgaaggtttttcctcgcccttcctcgcgctcgttctcagatcaactgcgtatgcgtaaacgaactgacttccggtttgagaaaaaagctaaatttccggcggttttacattgaattattattttttttacatggcatgtttcacccccaaatacagaatatagctaagcattgattttttaaaatcatcttttttgaaaaagttttgggtatttcagtatcgtttatgtctttaaaaagaacatttttcaaaataaaaagaaaaccatgcttggctggatgcaaaaacgaatacaaattatcaaaccatcgattgaatacccaaattgcgtagcacggagacaaatttagagttttcttttattggtcacgtgaccatgggcgtggcatgatgacgtcatatttagggtcattggcttacaaaagttggaaactgaccaaaataatgccaaattctctcaaattacttaaccattacatccttagcaacgcaccccaaaaaatacgtcagtgggcccttaactATCTTAACTTGCCTACTTATTCGATAATGGCGCTCGTGCCATCGCAGGAAACGAATGTTCGAGACAGATTGCAGTTTGTGTTTTGGCTGTCTTAATTTAGAGCGTTCGGTTTTATGCAGTGAACCAAGAAGTACTCCCAGAATACTTTTGAGTTTTCGCTTATGGAACAGCGCGAAAACCGGCTTAACAGCGGCTGTTCAAAAAAGTGCAGAACGAGTAGATATTCCCAGAAATCTCGATTTTTCACGGCTACAAGCTAATTAGATGACGTCATATCCCAGATACACAACAACTAATCAATTTATTGCCATTGGAGACTACCTATTGGTTGATATTTGCGTTTGAGTAACACGGGAATAAATTCGATTCGTCATTACCTTCGCTGAAACATGACGATTTCATCCGCGTACAAGTCGCTCAGCTCCAACTGTTGTCCTTTCTTTATGACATTTGGGTGCTTTTTCACAAGTAGCCAACCAACATGTGCGAAGAAAAATCCTCTCTTTGCGTTGTGCGGGTCGGCATTGGTTTCAGAGTACTTGTGATGGACGCGGTGGTCCCGCGCCCATTCAAAGATGTCATTTTGAGCCGCGACGCAATTAAAGCACATTAGCAACAGTCTGAGAAGCCATGTAGCTTTGTACGATCTGTGAGACCATAGTCTGTGGGCTCCACAAGTAACACCGAGCCCTCCAATAAAATGACAAAGCCAGGTCCAGAACCAAGTCAACGGGCTTGCTCCGGGTAGGAGAGAAATCCCGTAAAATGCCAGAAGATGCAGTACTGACATGAAATAGACGTTTATCCACACGATTTTACGTTCGGGGAGCTTTGGTTCATCTTCGGAAGTGTTCGGTTTTGATGGGATAGTTTCAGTTAGCGTAATTGTTTCACTTGAAGGAGCCATTTTCCTGAACAAATAACAATACTTAGTAAATTACAAGATATGAAACTGACGCTGCAGCAACAGTGTAAATTATTTAACTTTTCTGCTTTCAGCCAACTAAAATAATGTTGTAAATAATTAATAAGCACTGCGTCCTGACTGTAGCTTTGTAGCTAATAGTGAAATAAAGATTAGCGAGAATAATATGCCTTCATATTTAAAGACAGTCTCTCAGTGAGAGAACGACACTAGGAAAGAAACTaaaaactggaaaaatatttttgaagtgCTGCTCAATAATTTATTTTCCGCTATGTTTTCGTTGCAGGACAACAGAAGGCGACAAACGACTTGTGTAAACAGTCACGCATTAACAAATTATGTAAATCTTTCCCCCTGTAAATTCGAAATTTGTAATGAAAAAGCAGATCAAACATCAACGTCAGAGCGATGTCCCCGAAATAAAAGCACTGATTACATGTAATAAACACAAGAGAATAGTTAAATAGTAATAGCTTCTTTAACTGAATAGCTGAACGGGATATAAAATTTGGTATTGAGAGTAACCCGTAGAATTATTAAATTTGCTTGCAAGTATAAAGCATCTCAAACCTGTTAAAAATATTGCCAGACTGCTGCGTTCTTCCCTTGACACAGAATATACGAGCAATGACGTCCAGTGATAATTCCAGGCCCATTTATAGCTCACCATGTCGCATGTTTTGCTCGATGCCCTTTGAAGTTCGTTCAAGGTCACTAACAGGATGTTTATTTACCAGAAAGCACAGGTGGTCCAAGCTTTGTAATGTCACATTGTAATTTAAGCGTGACGATCAGTTACCAAGAATTTATGAGCGTGTTTAGGAGTCGAAATAAAGAACATCAATCTCACAAAAAAAATGCCTTACCTTGTCTTCTTGATACCCGATCAGTGTGGcgtactttggccatttcagcgaGATTTCAGGGGATTTAAGTTCACTGTTTTCCTCTCTCTAAATACTTTCGTAAATGTTATAACGCCATTCCGTAACCTGATCACAACGTAACATTACAGGAGGTACACCAGTCCCAAACTAAAAGCGGCACTTGAACCCCGGACTTGTACACTAATCAGTCATTGTCTATTATTGGACCAGTAACTCCTTAAAAGTGATTGTTTGGGAATTTTTAACTTTCCTTTTTGCCCCACTGTCACATCCAGTTCTTGTGTTAGAACAGCCAAATATTATGTCCCACGTGCGCATTCATGGACGACAAAGATGAGAATAAGTTAACGATCTTACGGAAGGGGATCCTTCCGAAAAGTCAAAAGCGACATCTGTAAAGAAGAAACCGCtgtattttttcactttttaccgCAAAATATAAACATGacttaatagaccattttacagttgtggctaagttaccaggcctaacaatgaaagcgaggctgccggtgaccctgttttgatataaaccttcatgcttttgtaatgttaatatggactaattagccttacaacaacacaatttacatgataaaagcagtgaggtctgtatcaatgcaaggtcaccggcagcctcgcagccattcataggcttggtcgctgagcaaacaactgtaaaatggcctattaacgtGAGTTGACGTTTTATTTGAATTTATTATGTGA is a window of Montipora foliosa isolate CH-2021 chromosome 5, ASM3666993v2, whole genome shotgun sequence DNA encoding:
- the LOC138003128 gene encoding acyl-CoA desaturase-like isoform X1, producing the protein MGLELSLDVIARIFCVKGRTQQSGNIFNRKMAPSSETITLTETIPSKPNTSEDEPKLPERKIVWINVYFMSVLHLLAFYGISLLPGASPLTWFWTWLCHFIGGLGVTCGAHRLWSHRSYKATWLLRLLLMCFNCVAAQNDIFEWARDHRVHHKYSETNADPHNAKRGFFFAHVGWLLVKKHPNVIKKGQQLELSDLYADEIVMFQRRHYKLLITLFNVIIPAIVPWYFWNESLLNAFMICYAFRYAFTLNATWCVNSLAHLWGSKPYDKNINPSENFSVVIATGGEGFHNFHHTFPQDYATSELGVSLNPSKWFIDVCAKFGLAYDLKTVSKDTVLKRRLRTGDLQHLNNHHD
- the LOC138003128 gene encoding acyl-CoA desaturase-like isoform X2; its protein translation is MAPSSETITLTETIPSKPNTSEDEPKLPERKIVWINVYFMSVLHLLAFYGISLLPGASPLTWFWTWLCHFIGGLGVTCGAHRLWSHRSYKATWLLRLLLMCFNCVAAQNDIFEWARDHRVHHKYSETNADPHNAKRGFFFAHVGWLLVKKHPNVIKKGQQLELSDLYADEIVMFQRRHYKLLITLFNVIIPAIVPWYFWNESLLNAFMICYAFRYAFTLNATWCVNSLAHLWGSKPYDKNINPSENFSVVIATGGEGFHNFHHTFPQDYATSELGVSLNPSKWFIDVCAKFGLAYDLKTVSKDTVLKRRLRTGDLQHLNNHHD